In a genomic window of Bicyclus anynana chromosome 5, ilBicAnyn1.1, whole genome shotgun sequence:
- the LOC112053116 gene encoding odorant receptor 85c-like, translating to MSTKIEMGEKKFKSFVETFPHCAFGLAVALLYPNRATYYKRSILFWLLMSFDSVMLFWFFTYLYKCAYTVDMYNLSRNISIGILISVFFFKYFYVNYKNDKFADLLKKITDDLLKGNDMDEDYQAIYEHYIKIGKLGQTIWIIIPVMLSSQFPIYAGVLTAYESLISDDGKRYMIHEMDLKCIEDKQYDTPYYEVIFAYSLLQCFVLMPNFAGLDGSFCIATNHLCLKLKLMAHKLRRAFLDSKDRDELEINVKESIKEHQEALIFYNNLQDVYGGWLFIVFLLTSLLIAMNLYQLYLSDHIDMKYTIFAVSATIHMFAPCYFTCNLIKVSEDLSWDIYDVPWETWADPSVTKLLIFMIAKSQQTLILSGNGIVYFNMQLFISVLQTAYSFFTLISR from the exons ATGTCTACTAAAATTGAAATGGGCgagaaaaaattcaaatcctTTGTTGAGACTTTTCCTCACTGCGCGTTTGGTCTTGCTGTTGCACTTCTTTATCCAAATCGTGCTACTTATTATAAACGATCAATTCTGTTTTGGCTTTTAATGTCGTTTGACTCAGTGATGCTGTTTTGGTTCTTCACATATTTATACAAATGTGCGTATACCGTTGACATGTACAACCTGTCCCGAAATATCTCCATCGGCATTTTAATCTCTGTATtctttttcaagtatttttacgTGAACTACAAAAATGATAAATTTGCTGacctgttaaaaaaaatcaccgaCGATCTTCTAAAAGGGAATGATATGGATGAAGATTATCAAGCGATTTACGAGCATTACATAAAAATTGGTAAACTTGGCCAGACGATTTGGATAATCATTCCAGTTATGTTAAGTTCGCAGTTTCCAATATACGCAGGGGTCTTGACGGCTTACGAAAGTTTGATAAGCGATGATGGAAAGCGTTACATGATCCATGAAATGGATCTAAAGTGTATTGAAGATAAACAGTACGATACGCCTTATTATGAAGTTATTTTTGCATACAGTCTACTGCAATGTTTTGTTTTGATGCCGAATTTTGCAGGGTTAGATGGTTCGTTCTGTATCGCAACTAACCACCTATGTTTGAAGCTAAAATTAATGGCACATAAGCTCCGTAGAGCTTTTCTTGATTCAAAAGATAGGGATgaattggaaataaatgtaaagGAATCTATTAAAGAACATCAGGAAGctcttattttttataacaatttacaaGACGTATATGGCGGCTGGTTGTTTATAGTATTTCTGTTAACATCGCTTTTGATAGCAATGAATCTGTATCAGCTTTATCTAAGCGATCACATTGACATGAAATACACAATCTTTGCTGTAAGTGCTACAATTCACATGTTCGCGCCGTGTTATTTTACATGCAACTTGATAAAG GTAAGCGAAGATTTGAGCTGGGATATTTACGACGTCCCCTGGGAGACATGGGCAGATCCTTCAGTGACaaagttattaattttcatGATCGCAAAATCTCAACAAACACTTATACTTTCTGGGAATGGCATTGTTTATTTCAACATGCAGCTCTTCATCTCTGTCTTACAAACCGCTTACTCTTTCTTTACGCTTATTTCTAGATAA